In the genome of Tannockella kyphosi, one region contains:
- a CDS encoding recombinase family protein, translating to MAVNQYEREKIIERTNDGLVQVARSGKYPYGGKMMYGYRRSQDNTLVIVTKEKEVIQSIYHQFINHTKLEDISKMLNITHNKSKFTTTFIRRILTNERYTGKLTYKKEVYKAIVPAIITKEEYDAAQKILNKKIRKKSNYLFAGKIYCSCGNIMTCTHGTNHLGNKYHYYQCKPCKSIISENKIIIQIDSRELEITNFDNTLIALEREYKNYTMKLSKIKKKYVLGAYNPEQYIILTTPLYNEQKKILQQKKALLAAGRVLTIGQIAKNNRKDYIDKVIAFITIPPNNLTEIRIKTK from the coding sequence ATGGCTGTAAATCAATATGAGAGAGAAAAAATAATTGAACGAACAAATGATGGATTAGTTCAAGTTGCTAGATCTGGAAAGTATCCTTATGGTGGCAAAATGATGTATGGTTATCGAAGAAGCCAAGATAATACACTAGTAATCGTTACAAAAGAAAAGGAAGTGATTCAATCAATCTATCACCAATTTATCAACCACACAAAGCTAGAAGACATCAGTAAAATGCTCAATATCACTCATAACAAGTCGAAATTTACGACAACATTTATAAGACGTATTCTGACAAATGAACGCTACACAGGAAAATTAACGTACAAAAAAGAAGTATATAAAGCCATAGTACCAGCCATCATTACAAAAGAAGAATATGATGCAGCACAAAAAATACTTAACAAAAAAATACGTAAGAAATCTAATTATTTATTTGCAGGGAAGATATATTGCTCTTGTGGCAATATAATGACCTGTACGCATGGAACAAACCATCTAGGCAACAAATATCACTATTATCAGTGTAAGCCCTGTAAATCAATTATTAGCGAAAATAAGATAATAATACAAATCGATAGTCGGGAACTAGAAATCACAAATTTTGATAATACTTTAATTGCTTTAGAAAGAGAATATAAAAACTATACTATGAAACTATCAAAGATAAAAAAAAAATACGTCCTAGGAGCATATAATCCCGAACAATACATTATTCTCACTACTCCACTCTACAATGAACAAAAAAAGATCCTACAACAAAAAAAAGCCCTACTAGCTGCAGGACGGGTTTTAACAATAGGACAGATTGCAAAAAACAATCGAAAAGATTATATAGACAAGGTAATCGCATTTATAACGATTCCACCAAACAACCTCACGGAAATTCGCATAAAAACAAAATAA
- a CDS encoding recombinase family protein yields the protein MNIIGYVRVSTVKQAEEGVSIEMQKDQILRYCKVNQLIKSSKEIQFFIDDGYSGSSLSRPGITQVMQQINEQQIDYLVAYDFSRISRNISDGIQFLNLLQENNISI from the coding sequence ATGAATATTATCGGTTATGTACGAGTGAGTACAGTAAAACAAGCAGAGGAAGGTGTTTCTATCGAAATGCAAAAAGATCAGATACTTCGCTACTGCAAAGTCAATCAATTAATAAAATCATCTAAAGAAATTCAATTTTTTATAGATGATGGTTATAGCGGATCATCTCTATCAAGACCAGGAATAACACAGGTCATGCAACAAATCAATGAACAACAAATTGATTACCTAGTTGCATATGATTTTTCAAGAATATCAAGAAATATTAGTGATGGTATACAGTTTTTGAATTTACTGCAGGAAAATAATATATCTATTTAA
- a CDS encoding Fic family protein, protein MTIPFDAIKFPFNKELIDTASFFNEYGEAARALAKLDTKLSSNKVSAMYSFKHLIQTESFYSTKIEGTHTTIDEVYESDIDTTTTKSSSDVQEVQRYKEALDQGIRFVTATKLITNKDIKQLHHTLLSGDIRKNSNFQAGEFRHQQNKVGEHTPPKAIDVPDLMGNLERYMNEEEFDKLNLPAIIKVALIHAQFETIHPFPDGNGRVGRVLIPLYLFKEHEIQVPCFFLSQELERNKQKYYNYLQGTRANTSVGYSKWIKFFLDSISKQCQRDIQFIDQLESLRSVVDKKLKAEINSLNTDKIIDAIFQIPIFTCKTLSKETGIKETTIRTYIQTLTELEIIFPSQQKRNKRYYFSDLLDIIRS, encoded by the coding sequence ATGACAATTCCATTTGATGCAATAAAATTCCCTTTTAATAAAGAGTTAATTGATACAGCTAGTTTTTTCAACGAATATGGCGAAGCAGCTAGAGCTTTAGCAAAATTAGATACAAAACTATCTAGCAATAAAGTTAGTGCTATGTATTCATTTAAACATCTAATTCAAACAGAATCTTTCTATTCTACCAAAATTGAGGGAACACACACTACTATTGATGAAGTGTATGAATCTGACATTGATACAACTACCACAAAAAGTTCATCAGATGTACAAGAAGTACAACGATATAAAGAAGCTTTAGACCAGGGTATTCGCTTTGTAACTGCAACAAAGCTTATTACAAACAAGGATATTAAGCAGCTGCATCATACATTACTAAGTGGAGATATTCGTAAAAATTCAAATTTTCAAGCCGGTGAGTTTCGTCATCAGCAAAACAAAGTTGGAGAACACACACCACCAAAAGCAATTGATGTTCCTGATCTAATGGGAAACTTAGAAAGATATATGAATGAAGAGGAGTTCGACAAACTAAATTTACCCGCTATTATCAAGGTAGCCCTAATCCATGCTCAGTTTGAAACAATCCACCCTTTTCCAGATGGAAATGGTCGTGTAGGCAGAGTGTTAATCCCTCTATATCTTTTTAAAGAACATGAAATCCAGGTTCCATGCTTCTTTTTAAGCCAAGAGTTAGAAAGAAATAAACAAAAATATTATAATTACCTTCAAGGTACAAGAGCAAACACATCTGTGGGTTACAGCAAATGGATTAAGTTTTTCCTAGACAGTATTTCTAAACAATGTCAACGAGACATTCAATTTATAGATCAGCTAGAATCATTAAGAAGTGTAGTTGATAAAAAATTAAAAGCAGAAATAAATAGTTTAAATACGGATAAAATTATAGATGCTATTTTTCAAATACCAATATTCACTTGTAAGACACTTTCAAAAGAAACAGGTATTAAAGAAACAACTATCCGTACCTATATTCAAACACTTACTGAATTAGAGATTATCTTCCCTTCCCAACAAAAACGTAATAAACGCTATTACTTTAGTGACTTATTAGATATTATCCGCTCATAA
- a CDS encoding type II toxin-antitoxin system YafQ family toxin, with translation MSKYNLVQTTKFKKDLKLAKKRGYNISLLAEVVDLLASGQSLPEKYKDHILIGNYVGCRECHITPDWLLVYEISNEEVILYLTRTGTHSDLF, from the coding sequence ATGAGTAAATACAACCTTGTTCAAACAACAAAGTTCAAAAAAGATTTGAAACTAGCAAAAAAAAGAGGATATAACATATCTCTTTTAGCAGAGGTGGTTGATTTACTTGCAAGTGGTCAATCTTTACCCGAAAAATACAAAGATCATATTTTAATCGGTAACTATGTTGGGTGTAGAGAATGTCACATTACCCCTGATTGGTTGCTTGTTTATGAAATTTCAAACGAGGAAGTGATTCTATATTTAACTAGAACAGGTACACATAGCGATTTGTTTTAA
- a CDS encoding Fic family protein — MDVTVIRDELVEQMESRFKGNIYHWSQVVFSYNSNKMEGSRLTEDQVEMIFNQGSVITKEMEVLKLDDLTEARNHFQLVDFMLQHIDDPISKEMMIEMNVILKRNTSDELNPRYNVGGFKVMENIISMFNVIETTAPAKVDEEIAKLIDSYNTIDSPGIEDIIHFHVMFERIHPFGDGNGRVGRMIMFKECLKHEIVPFIISDQNKEFYIRGLQEYDNEKGFLLDTCLHSQDIYETMAEKFLPDKQQDLIR; from the coding sequence GTGGATGTAACAGTAATTAGAGATGAATTAGTAGAACAGATGGAATCAAGGTTTAAAGGAAATATTTATCATTGGTCACAAGTTGTCTTTTCTTATAATTCTAATAAGATGGAAGGGAGTAGGCTAACTGAAGATCAAGTAGAAATGATTTTTAATCAGGGTTCTGTGATAACAAAGGAAATGGAAGTCTTAAAATTGGATGATCTTACAGAAGCTAGAAACCATTTTCAATTAGTTGATTTTATGCTACAGCATATTGATGATCCTATTTCAAAAGAAATGATGATAGAAATGAATGTCATTTTAAAAAGAAATACTTCAGATGAGTTAAATCCAAGATACAATGTAGGTGGCTTTAAGGTGATGGAAAATATAATTAGTATGTTCAATGTGATTGAAACTACTGCACCTGCAAAAGTAGATGAAGAAATAGCAAAATTGATTGATAGTTACAATACGATAGATAGTCCAGGAATAGAGGATATTATTCATTTTCATGTTATGTTTGAAAGAATACATCCGTTTGGAGATGGGAATGGTCGTGTAGGAAGAATGATTATGTTTAAAGAGTGCTTAAAACACGAAATAGTACCTTTTATTATTTCAGACCAAAATAAGGAATTTTATATTCGTGGATTACAAGAATATGATAATGAAAAAGGATTTTTATTAGATACGTGTTTACATAGTCAAGATATCTATGAAACTATGGCAGAAAAATTTTTACCAGATAAACAACAAGATTTAATCAGATAA
- a CDS encoding aldo/keto reductase, whose product MKNREFPKLGVQPSMLGFGCMRFPTNKDGSIDEAESEKMIDKAMSEGVTYIDTAFPYHDGDSEPFVGRVLKKYNREDFFLATKLPIWHIKSKEQAREIFFDQLKRLDVEYIDFYLLHALDQGKWDTILKCDILSLVDELREEGKIRYIGFSFHDEYPVFEEILNYRDWDFCQLQLNYMDMDVQAGMKGYELAEKRGIPVVVMEPIKGGSLAELPEDITEMFAKAKPDATLSSWALRYVGTLPNVKVILSGMSTYEHVLDNLTTFNNFEMLNQQELELVQEVVGILKSRTQNGCTGCGYCMPCPFGVDIPTNFKYWNNAHVYGQHEKFKDKLISMTGKTADICKSCGACEKMCPQQIKIIDDLKKVVAYTTA is encoded by the coding sequence ATGAAAAATAGAGAATTTCCTAAATTGGGGGTACAACCATCAATGTTAGGATTTGGTTGTATGAGATTTCCAACTAACAAAGATGGAAGTATTGATGAGGCAGAATCGGAAAAAATGATTGATAAAGCAATGAGTGAAGGAGTTACTTATATTGACACTGCATTTCCTTATCATGATGGCGATAGTGAGCCTTTTGTAGGAAGAGTTTTAAAAAAATACAATAGGGAAGATTTCTTTTTGGCCACGAAATTACCTATTTGGCACATAAAAAGCAAAGAACAAGCAAGAGAAATATTTTTTGATCAATTAAAAAGATTAGATGTAGAATATATTGATTTCTATTTATTACATGCATTAGATCAAGGAAAATGGGATACCATTTTAAAATGTGATATTCTTTCTCTTGTAGATGAACTAAGAGAAGAAGGGAAAATTCGCTATATTGGATTTAGCTTCCATGATGAATATCCTGTTTTTGAAGAAATTTTAAATTATCGTGATTGGGATTTTTGTCAATTACAATTAAATTATATGGATATGGATGTACAAGCTGGTATGAAGGGCTATGAACTTGCAGAAAAACGTGGAATACCAGTCGTTGTTATGGAACCAATCAAAGGAGGTTCTTTAGCAGAATTACCAGAAGATATTACGGAAATGTTTGCAAAAGCAAAACCTGATGCAACATTATCATCTTGGGCATTACGCTATGTAGGAACATTACCAAATGTTAAAGTGATTTTAAGCGGGATGTCTACCTATGAACATGTATTAGATAATCTAACGACTTTTAATAACTTTGAAATGTTAAACCAACAAGAATTAGAATTAGTACAAGAAGTTGTAGGTATATTAAAATCGAGAACACAAAATGGATGTACCGGGTGTGGTTATTGTATGCCTTGTCCATTTGGGGTTGATATTCCAACTAATTTTAAATATTGGAACAATGCACATGTATATGGACAACATGAAAAATTTAAAGATAAATTAATTTCTATGACAGGTAAAACAGCAGATATTTGTAAAAGTTGTGGTGCTTGTGAAAAAATGTGTCCACAACAAATTAAGATTATTGATGATCTAAAGAAAGTAGTAGCCTATACTACAGCTTAA
- the aroF gene encoding 3-deoxy-7-phosphoheptulonate synthase, with translation MIIVMKKEATELEIKQMEQTIIDLGCNAHISKGEIVTIIGVVGDTTKVDPKQVEVLHSVDKVMHVSEPYKLANRAMHPENSIIDVAGVKVGGENLALIAGPCSVESVEQVVEIAKAAKAAGANMLRGGAFKPRTSPYAFQGMGSNGLDILVEAKKITGLPIVSELMDASYIEEFEEKVDLIQIGARNMQNFDLLKKLGKVKKPILLKRGLCATFEEWIMSAEYIMAHGNPNVILCERGIRTFESYTRNTLDLQAIPVVQKLTHLPIIIDPSHAGGKWWLVEPMAKAAVAAGCDGLMVEVHNNPECAMCDGPQSLKPEKYAKLIKEVGAIAKVVGKQI, from the coding sequence ATGATTATCGTAATGAAAAAAGAAGCAACAGAATTAGAAATCAAACAAATGGAACAAACAATTATAGACTTAGGTTGTAATGCTCATATTTCTAAAGGAGAAATTGTAACAATTATTGGAGTTGTTGGTGATACAACAAAAGTAGATCCAAAACAAGTAGAAGTATTGCATTCAGTAGATAAGGTAATGCATGTTAGTGAACCTTATAAACTAGCAAATAGAGCAATGCACCCAGAGAATTCTATTATTGATGTAGCTGGTGTTAAAGTGGGAGGAGAGAACTTAGCTTTAATTGCAGGACCATGTTCAGTAGAGAGTGTAGAACAAGTGGTAGAAATAGCAAAAGCAGCAAAAGCTGCTGGAGCAAATATGTTACGTGGTGGAGCATTCAAACCAAGAACATCACCTTATGCATTCCAAGGGATGGGAAGTAATGGATTGGATATTTTAGTAGAAGCAAAGAAAATCACAGGATTACCAATTGTATCAGAATTAATGGATGCCAGTTATATTGAAGAATTTGAAGAAAAAGTAGACTTAATTCAAATTGGAGCAAGAAACATGCAAAACTTTGATTTATTAAAAAAATTAGGAAAAGTAAAAAAACCAATTTTATTAAAGAGAGGATTATGTGCAACATTTGAAGAATGGATTATGTCAGCAGAATATATTATGGCTCATGGGAATCCAAATGTTATCTTATGTGAAAGAGGGATTCGTACATTTGAAAGCTATACAAGAAACACATTAGATTTACAAGCAATCCCAGTAGTACAAAAACTAACACATTTACCAATTATTATTGATCCAAGTCATGCTGGAGGAAAATGGTGGTTAGTAGAACCAATGGCAAAAGCAGCAGTAGCAGCAGGGTGTGACGGATTAATGGTAGAAGTGCATAATAATCCAGAATGTGCAATGTGTGATGGACCACAATCATTAAAACCAGAAAAGTATGCAAAATTAATAAAAGAAGTTGGAGCAATTGCAAAGGTTGTAGGAAAACAAATCTAA
- the rpsU gene encoding 30S ribosomal protein S21, whose translation MAKTVVRDNESLDDALRRFKRQVSRTGTLQEARKREFYVKPGLKRKLKSEAARKNNKSKR comes from the coding sequence ATGGCAAAAACTGTAGTTAGAGATAACGAGTCTTTAGATGACGCATTACGTAGATTTAAAAGACAAGTATCAAGAACAGGTACCCTTCAAGAAGCTCGTAAAAGAGAATTCTATGTTAAACCAGGTTTAAAAAGAAAATTAAAATCTGAAGCTGCAAGAAAAAACAATAAAAGCAAAAGATAA
- a CDS encoding YabP/YqfC family sporulation protein → MLIIQENQVVIKHYKKLLILNEYQIDIELNQSIVHIYGTNLEINYYSFDELIIVGKIRTVSFL, encoded by the coding sequence ATGTTAATAATACAAGAAAATCAAGTAGTAATTAAACATTATAAAAAGCTACTTATCCTAAATGAATATCAAATAGATATAGAATTAAACCAATCCATTGTACATATTTACGGTACCAACTTAGAAATTAATTATTATTCTTTTGATGAATTGATTATTGTTGGAAAAATAAGGACGGTAAGTTTTTTATGA
- a CDS encoding sporulation protein YqfD yields the protein MMGYDYYEANISSIIDFLDFCKKKKIIIHNLQKNKRGQYLFYASIIHRITFRKIALQPIYSVGIIHYCMLLLFSWKNLIGIFCFCFSFYLSTHYIFKINIIGTNLETNSLISDTFEQMGIEIGNTIPTNQELVNLYDTLKLQMQEEIDYLNIYLQGSVFNLEYTDARGTTKTELSFENIVAIKDGVIQRIEVEDGNVLVEVNDYVKIGDLLVSNTIVSSSDEVKLIPVEGQVYAYTYYTVNVSMQSTNDEAEDFAYLLLKARGSLTTIDKIDKEIILKYDIIDGNRILEIQYTCIENIGTRGEVNEEGN from the coding sequence ATGATGGGATATGATTATTATGAAGCAAACATAAGCTCCATTATTGATTTTTTAGATTTTTGTAAGAAGAAAAAAATAATAATTCATAATCTTCAAAAAAACAAAAGAGGTCAATATCTGTTTTATGCATCTATTATTCATCGAATAACTTTTAGAAAAATAGCATTGCAACCTATTTATAGTGTTGGAATAATACATTATTGTATGTTACTTCTTTTTAGTTGGAAAAATTTAATAGGCATCTTTTGTTTTTGTTTTTCCTTTTATCTAAGCACGCATTATATTTTTAAAATCAACATTATTGGGACTAATCTTGAAACAAACAGTCTAATTTCCGATACATTTGAACAAATGGGAATTGAAATAGGAAATACTATTCCTACAAATCAAGAATTAGTAAACCTATATGATACATTAAAACTACAGATGCAAGAAGAAATTGATTACTTAAATATCTATCTTCAGGGAAGTGTTTTTAATCTTGAATATACGGATGCTAGAGGAACGACGAAAACAGAATTAAGTTTTGAAAATATCGTAGCTATAAAAGACGGTGTTATTCAAAGAATTGAAGTAGAAGATGGGAATGTTTTAGTAGAAGTGAATGATTATGTAAAGATTGGAGATTTATTAGTATCGAATACGATTGTATCTTCTAGTGATGAGGTGAAACTGATTCCGGTAGAGGGACAAGTGTATGCTTATACTTACTATACGGTTAATGTATCGATGCAATCGACGAATGATGAGGCGGAAGATTTTGCATATTTGTTGTTAAAAGCCAGAGGTTCATTGACAACAATTGATAAAATTGACAAGGAAATTATTTTAAAATATGATATAATAGATGGTAATAGAATATTAGAAATTCAATATACATGTATTGAAAATATTGGGACAAGAGGAGAAGTGAATGAAGAAGGTAATTAA